One window of Vitis riparia cultivar Riparia Gloire de Montpellier isolate 1030 chromosome 5, EGFV_Vit.rip_1.0, whole genome shotgun sequence genomic DNA carries:
- the LOC117914548 gene encoding uncharacterized protein LOC117914548 produces MEAYLDASDLWEAISEEYEVPPLSDNPTMAQIKLHNEMRQRKSKAKASLFAAVSSTIFTRIITLKMANEIWNFLKKEYEGNERVKVPEKFETIISSLENLKDVSSITLVELLNALQAQEQMRLMRQEGFVEGAFQAISQYKKEMQSNNNNSNNTQKFPPCPYWHVERICKSQQQQREVKATVEELQDEQLFVVSCFATSSSPETWLIDSGYTNHMTYDQGLFKELDKTITSKVRIGNGAYLAVKGKGTMAIEGHTGLKLISNVLYVPEINQNLLSIGQQLEKGYKVLFEDNHYMIVDVQGKEVFIVQIKGKSFALDLMQEEHAAIHKEESNTMLWHRCLGHFHHTALLFMKKNDLGEGLLELEVKPPTCVAC; encoded by the exons ATGGAAGCCTACCTTGATGCTAGTGATCTGTGGGAAGCTATTAGTGAGGAATATGAAGTTCCTCCTCTATCCGACAATCCAACTATGGCTCAGATAAAACTACATAATGAGATGAGGCAAAGGAAATCAAAGGCAAAAGCTAGTCTATTTGCAGCTGTCTCATCTACAATTTTCACCAGAATCATAACACTGAAGATGGCAAATGAAATATGGAACTTCCTGAAGAAAGAATATGAAGGAAATGAACGAGTCAAAG TTCCTGAAAAGTTTGAGACTATAATATCATCTCTAGAAAACTTAAAAGATGTGTCAAGTATCACCTTAGTAGAGTTGTTGAATGCATTACAGGCTCAAGAACAAATGAGGCTTATGAGACAAGAAGGATTTGTGGAGGGTGCATTTCAGGCCATATCTCAGTATAAGAAAGAGATGCAAAGCAACAATAACAATAGCAACAACACTCAAAAGTTTCCACCATGTCCTTATT GGCATGTGGAAAGGATATGCAAATCTCAACAACAGCAAAGAGAAGTCAAGGCTACCGTGGAAGAACTTCAAGATGAGCAACTATTTGTGGTATCATGCTTTGCCACTAGCAGCTCCCCGGAAACTTGGCTTATAGACAGTGGTTATACAAACCATATGACTTATGATCAAGGGCTCTTTAAGGAACTTGACAAAACTATTACTTCCAAAGTTAGAATTGGAAATGGAGCATATCTTGCAGTAAAAGGCAAAGGAACAATGGCAATTGAAGGCCACACAGGTTTGAAATTAATCTCTAACGTCTTATATGTTCCTGAGATTAATCAAAATCTGTTGAGTATTGGTCAGCAGCTGGAAAAAGGCTATAAGGTGCTATTTGAGGACAATCATTACATGATTGTTGATGTACAAGGCAAAGAGGTATTTATAGTCCAAATAAAAGGCAAAAGCTTTGCCTTGGATTTAATGCAAGAAGAGCATGCTGCAATTCACAAAGAAGAAAGCAATACAATGCTTTGGCATAGGTGTTTAGGACACTTTCATCATACCGCCCTTCTCTTTATGAAGAAGAACGATCTTGGAGAAGGCTTGCTTGAATTAGAGGTGAAGCCTCCTACCTGTGTAGCCTGTTAG
- the LOC117915373 gene encoding epsin-3 produces the protein MGTLFINQIKRQAASFIQEKYRTARLALTDTTPAELLAEEATNCDPIGPDAKTMTIIAEASFDIDDYWRIVDVLHKRLFTIDWKQWRQSYKTLVLLDFLLTHGPEDFAGAFQCDSDVIEELGTFRYVDEKGFDWGILMQKKSEKIIDLLRGGETLKEARFKALKITKEIQGFGNYMASPSSSSSSGSSRTSSFGSYSTSSSAWNDIEHELNKYEHQSPTKDALGSYAHGGIYEDGKPTTFQQTNEKFEAAHLWDCTSIQETGSLLDSEGEEDAKKDGFISGICSKLVGISPSRTNSEKATLRNYSDVGRVTKKKFHRQFSVQ, from the exons ATGGGAACCTTGTTCATAAACCAGATTAAAAGGCAGGCGGCATCTTTTATTCAAGAGAAATACAGAACTGCTAGGCTGGCTTTAACTGATACTACTCCAGCAGAATT GTTGGCTGAGGAAGCCACAAACTGTGATCCAATTGGGCCTGATGCCAAAACAATGACTATAATAGCTGAGGCATCCTTTGACATAGATGATTATTGGAGAATTGTGGATGTTCTTCATAAGAG GTTGTTTACAATTGATTGGAAGCAATGGAGGCAATCCTACAAAACACTGGTGCTGCTTGATTTCTTATTAACTCATGGCCCTGAAGACTTTGCAGGAGCATTCCAATGTGATAGTGATGTTATCGAAGAGCTTGGAACATTTAGATATGTTGATGAAAAAGG GTTTGATTGGGGAATACTGATGCAAAAGAAATCAGAAAAGATAATAGATCTCCTCAGGGGAGGGGAAACACTCAAAGAAGCACGTTTCAAAGCTctcaaaataacaaaagaaatccAAGGGTTTGGGAATTACATGGCATCACCTTCATCCTCTTCATCTTCTGGGTCGTCAAGAACTTCTTCTTTTGGATCATATTCTACCTCGAGTTCTGCCTGGAACGACATAGAGCATGAACTAAACAAATATGAACATCAATCACCCACAAAGGATGCCCTAGGAAGCTATGCTCACGGAGGAATATACGAAGACGGCAAGCCTACTACTTTCCAGCAGACTAATGAGAAATTTGAAGCAGCGCACCTTTGGGATTGCACTTCAATTCAAGAAACAGGCTCTTTACTTGATTCTGAAGGCGAGGAGGATGCAAAAAAAGATGGTTTTATAAGTGGAATTTGCTCCAAGCTTGTGGGTATCAGTCCTTCAAGGACTAACAGTGAGAAAGCCACTTTGAGGAATTATTCAGATGTTGGAAGGGTAACAAAGAAAAAGTTCCATCGCCAGTTTTCTGTACAGTAG